One genomic region from Pseudoduganella lutea encodes:
- a CDS encoding phage tail sheath C-terminal domain-containing protein: protein MPSALTYPGVYIEERASGVRTITGVATSIAAFVDSFPRGPLNEAVQCLGYADFEREFGGIHTTSEASYGIKQFFQNGGAECWVVRVATLDSATVAENAIEARAMVEDSLGTAMFRVLAGRRLRGAIATDPGDWGNHVFLEIDYDTSAPTETFNLSITEQVIENGRRRVLRNEVFRNLTMELAAPNYAVDTVNETSRIVQLDRFDLTGTALAALPTTAPFPRPAVSGSEGADLPMPAAIPPNTSTFDVTVADDTDPAVPRATHTATLSYAGAAPLTYQALRPHIEAAIRALALPALAETERSLLAGATVRLLGKGTTASPYRFVVQGGRGSPDYLAGSTLTIETAIAQDMGFPTGSIANVQQYQLADGLDGLLPVDDVALIGSEAPKTGIYALEDVDLVNILCIPHAADLDGTNMRAVYDQAAVYMSSRRGFLLIDIPPATATLDAMQTWMTENDPLRSRDAAVYFPRTFVPDPANGNRLRSIGASGTIAGLYARTDATRGVWKAPAGTDAKLENVQALAYALTDLQNGALNPLGVNCLRTFPGYSHISWGARTLEGADTLASEWKYIPIRRLALYIEESLFRGTKWVVFEPNDEPLWAQIRLNVGVFMNGLFRQGAFQGKTPQEAYFVKCDKETTTQADRNLGIVNILVGFAPLKPAEFVVLTIQQIAGDLQ, encoded by the coding sequence ATGCCAAGTGCCCTGACTTACCCAGGCGTCTATATCGAGGAGCGGGCCAGCGGGGTTCGCACCATCACCGGCGTGGCCACGTCGATCGCCGCGTTCGTGGACAGCTTCCCGCGCGGCCCACTGAACGAAGCGGTGCAATGCCTCGGCTATGCCGACTTCGAGCGCGAGTTCGGCGGCATCCATACCACCAGTGAAGCCAGTTACGGCATCAAGCAGTTCTTCCAGAACGGCGGCGCCGAGTGCTGGGTCGTACGCGTTGCCACGCTGGACTCGGCCACGGTGGCCGAGAACGCCATCGAAGCGCGCGCCATGGTCGAGGACAGCCTCGGCACCGCGATGTTCCGCGTGCTGGCCGGCCGACGTCTTCGGGGGGCCATCGCCACCGACCCGGGCGACTGGGGCAATCATGTGTTCCTCGAGATCGACTACGACACCAGCGCGCCGACCGAGACCTTCAACCTGTCGATCACCGAGCAGGTCATCGAGAATGGCCGGCGCCGGGTACTGCGCAACGAGGTGTTCCGCAACCTGACGATGGAACTGGCCGCGCCGAACTACGCGGTCGACACCGTCAACGAGACCTCGCGCATCGTCCAGCTCGACCGCTTCGATCTCACCGGCACCGCCCTGGCCGCTCTGCCGACCACCGCGCCCTTCCCGCGGCCTGCCGTCTCCGGCAGCGAAGGCGCGGACCTGCCGATGCCCGCCGCGATACCGCCCAACACGTCGACCTTCGATGTCACGGTTGCCGACGACACCGACCCGGCCGTGCCCCGTGCCACGCACACGGCGACGCTGAGCTACGCCGGCGCCGCACCCCTCACGTACCAGGCGCTCCGGCCCCACATCGAAGCGGCGATCCGCGCCCTGGCCTTGCCTGCACTGGCCGAGACGGAGCGCTCGCTGCTGGCCGGCGCCACGGTGCGCCTGCTGGGCAAGGGCACCACCGCCAGCCCCTACCGGTTCGTGGTGCAGGGTGGACGCGGCAGCCCGGACTATCTTGCCGGCTCCACCCTGACCATCGAGACGGCGATCGCACAGGACATGGGCTTTCCCACCGGCTCGATCGCCAACGTGCAGCAGTACCAGCTGGCCGATGGCCTCGACGGCCTTCTGCCGGTGGACGACGTGGCACTGATCGGCAGCGAGGCGCCCAAGACCGGCATCTATGCGCTGGAAGACGTCGACCTCGTGAACATCCTGTGCATTCCCCACGCGGCCGACCTGGATGGCACCAACATGCGCGCCGTCTATGACCAGGCGGCCGTGTACATGTCGTCGCGGCGCGGCTTCCTGCTCATCGACATACCGCCGGCCACCGCCACGCTCGACGCGATGCAGACCTGGATGACGGAGAACGACCCCCTGCGCAGCCGCGACGCGGCCGTGTACTTCCCGCGCACCTTCGTGCCCGATCCCGCGAACGGCAACCGGCTGCGCAGCATCGGCGCCAGCGGCACGATCGCCGGCCTGTATGCCCGCACGGATGCGACGCGCGGCGTATGGAAGGCGCCGGCCGGTACCGACGCCAAGCTGGAAAACGTGCAGGCGCTGGCGTATGCGCTGACCGACCTGCAGAACGGCGCACTGAACCCGCTGGGCGTGAATTGCCTGCGCACCTTCCCCGGCTACAGCCACATTTCCTGGGGCGCCCGCACGCTCGAAGGGGCCGACACGCTGGCCAGCGAGTGGAAATACATCCCGATCCGGCGCCTCGCCCTGTACATCGAGGAAAGCCTGTTCCGCGGCACCAAGTGGGTCGTGTTCGAGCCCAACGACGAGCCGCTGTGGGCGCAGATCCGCCTGAACGTGGGCGTGTTCATGAATGGCCTGTTCCGCCAGGGCGCGTTCCAGGGCAAGACGCCGCAGGAAGCCTACTTCGTCAAGTGCGACAAGGAGACCACGACCCAGGCGGACCGCAACCTCGGCATCGTCAATATCCTGGTCGGATTCGCGCCGCTGAAACCGGCGGAATTCGTGGTGCTCACCATCCAGCAGATCGCCGGCGACCTGCAATAA
- a CDS encoding phage tail protein, giving the protein MAQFAVNTHRFDPYKNFKFRIKWDGRYVAGISKVGALKRTTEVVEHREGGDPSTSRKSPGRSKYEAITLERGVTHDLEFENWANKIWLGGAGLGAEVSLKDFRKDLILEVYNEAGQVVLAYKILRCWVSEFQAMPDLDANANAIAIQTLKLENEGWERDRDVSEPAEPVLTA; this is encoded by the coding sequence ATGGCCCAGTTCGCCGTTAACACGCATCGCTTCGACCCGTACAAGAATTTCAAGTTCCGCATCAAGTGGGACGGCAGGTATGTGGCCGGCATCAGCAAGGTCGGCGCGCTCAAGCGCACCACCGAGGTCGTCGAACACCGCGAAGGGGGCGACCCGTCCACCTCGCGCAAGTCGCCCGGCCGCTCCAAGTACGAGGCGATCACGCTGGAGCGGGGCGTCACGCACGATCTCGAATTCGAGAACTGGGCCAACAAGATCTGGCTCGGCGGTGCCGGCCTCGGGGCCGAAGTCAGCCTGAAGGACTTCCGCAAGGACCTGATCCTGGAAGTGTACAACGAGGCTGGCCAGGTCGTGCTGGCCTACAAGATCCTGCGCTGCTGGGTCTCCGAGTTCCAGGCCATGCCGGACCTGGACGCGAATGCCAACGCGATCGCCATCCAGACCTTGAAACTCGAGAACGAGGGATGGGAGCGCGACCGGGATGTCAGCGAACCGGCCGAACCGGTGCTGACGGCTTGA
- a CDS encoding eCIS core domain-containing protein translates to MLAMEHKTAARRGHPTNERIQRRAAYHGQHADPAPSREGACACGGSCPRCQARSTLTIGAIGDAGERQADAAAEQVMRKPGPGRVPALAAAPGGSATGGEPAAPASVDAVLRSPGQALDGPTRDFFGSGYGHDFSNVRVHADGAAAQSARQMDALAYTVGRDIVFDSGQLAPHTPAGRQLLAHELAHVVQQSAAGPAGARVQRRVRRENVSCQAAGLTNPDLTGDEVVAALEAADTEAIGLAQLAEDELTAQLASVQGGAAPDAAFNTILQEELGLTLSNPAHFPLVRQMASRYRRVRETLESGFLRYMCRGGTSTKLVGCTAGDCTNNFAFTCPGNRLMVLCQAFWDSPGDRGLTLLHEPFHIWFHMPQHAPNALRRADALCYESFVLRVAGQAAPNSCAGHTAG, encoded by the coding sequence ACAGCGGCGAGCCGCCTATCATGGCCAGCACGCCGATCCGGCGCCGTCACGCGAGGGAGCCTGCGCCTGTGGCGGATCGTGCCCGCGCTGCCAGGCCAGGTCGACGCTCACCATTGGCGCCATCGGCGATGCCGGCGAACGGCAGGCCGACGCCGCGGCGGAGCAAGTGATGCGCAAGCCGGGCCCCGGTCGCGTGCCGGCGCTGGCCGCGGCTCCCGGCGGGTCTGCGACCGGCGGCGAACCCGCAGCGCCGGCCAGCGTCGACGCCGTGTTGCGCTCGCCCGGCCAGGCACTGGATGGTCCCACCCGCGACTTTTTTGGATCGGGCTATGGCCATGATTTTTCCAACGTCCGCGTGCATGCGGACGGCGCGGCGGCGCAGTCGGCCCGGCAGATGGATGCGCTGGCCTACACGGTCGGCCGCGACATCGTGTTCGACAGCGGCCAGCTGGCACCGCACACGCCGGCGGGCCGGCAACTGCTGGCTCACGAGCTGGCGCACGTGGTGCAGCAATCCGCCGCGGGTCCGGCCGGCGCGCGCGTGCAGCGGCGCGTGCGACGCGAGAACGTGAGCTGCCAGGCCGCGGGGCTCACGAACCCCGACCTGACGGGGGACGAAGTGGTCGCGGCGCTCGAAGCGGCGGACACGGAAGCCATCGGGTTGGCGCAGCTTGCCGAGGACGAGCTGACGGCGCAGCTGGCCAGTGTCCAGGGCGGCGCCGCACCGGATGCGGCTTTCAACACCATCCTGCAGGAAGAACTCGGGCTGACGCTATCGAACCCGGCCCATTTCCCGCTCGTGCGGCAGATGGCCAGCCGCTATCGCCGCGTCCGCGAAACACTGGAAAGCGGCTTCCTGCGCTACATGTGCCGGGGCGGCACCAGCACGAAACTGGTAGGGTGCACGGCGGGCGATTGCACGAACAATTTCGCCTTCACGTGCCCGGGGAATCGCCTGATGGTGCTGTGCCAGGCCTTCTGGGACAGCCCGGGGGACCGCGGGCTCACACTGCTGCATGAACCTTTCCACATCTGGTTCCATATGCCGCAGCATGCGCCGAATGCCCTGCGCCGTGCCGATGCGCTGTGCTACGAGTCCTTCGTGCTGCGCGTGGCCGGACAGGCAGCGCCCAACTCCTGCGCGGGACATACGGCTGGATGA
- a CDS encoding sigma 54-interacting transcriptional regulator, translating to MTDSVHGAALLSNFVGASPAFLEAIALIRRFARSRAPILITGESGTGKELAAHAAHALSERRDGPFIPVNCGALPDALIESELFGHAKGAFTDASRARHGLVRDSEGGTLFLDEIEALSARGQVILLRFLQDASFRSVGEEQRRHGNVRVVAASNVDLRRLVERGGFRPDLLFRLDVLSVRMPPLRERVEDLGILVPHLLAKAARGEGGKPKGLSAAALDLLCTHPWPGNVRELEHVLLRAHLLSSGACIDAEDLRRCCAALRSVPVQGMKIDSNLLRNEKLRAVREVERRFVESALAQTNGNISEAARLCNMERATLSRMAKKYRSGEFSALGAIQGAMGSIH from the coding sequence ATGACTGATTCCGTCCATGGTGCTGCGCTGCTGAGCAACTTCGTCGGCGCATCGCCCGCATTCCTGGAAGCGATCGCGCTGATCCGGCGCTTTGCCCGCTCCCGGGCCCCCATCCTGATCACGGGCGAAAGCGGCACCGGCAAGGAGCTGGCCGCGCACGCGGCGCACGCCCTGAGCGAGCGCCGCGACGGCCCCTTCATTCCCGTCAATTGTGGCGCGCTGCCGGACGCGCTGATCGAAAGCGAACTGTTCGGCCACGCCAAGGGCGCGTTCACGGATGCCAGCCGTGCGCGCCACGGGCTGGTACGCGATTCGGAAGGGGGCACGCTGTTCCTGGACGAGATCGAGGCGCTGTCGGCGCGCGGACAGGTCATCCTGCTGCGCTTCCTGCAGGACGCCTCCTTCCGCTCGGTGGGAGAAGAGCAGCGCCGCCACGGCAACGTGCGCGTGGTGGCGGCATCGAACGTGGACCTGCGCCGGCTGGTGGAGCGTGGCGGCTTCCGGCCCGACCTGCTGTTCCGGCTGGACGTGCTGTCGGTACGCATGCCGCCGCTGCGCGAACGGGTGGAAGACCTGGGCATCCTCGTGCCGCACCTGCTGGCCAAGGCGGCGCGCGGAGAGGGCGGCAAGCCGAAAGGCCTGTCCGCCGCGGCGCTCGACCTGCTGTGCACGCACCCATGGCCCGGCAACGTGCGCGAGCTGGAACACGTTCTGCTGCGCGCCCACCTGCTCAGCAGTGGCGCCTGTATCGATGCGGAGGACCTGCGCCGGTGCTGCGCGGCGTTGCGCAGCGTACCCGTGCAGGGCATGAAGATCGACAGCAACCTGCTGCGCAACGAGAAGCTGCGCGCGGTGCGCGAAGTGGAGCGGCGCTTCGTGGAAAGCGCGCTGGCGCAGACCAACGGCAATATCAGCGAGGCCGCGCGGCTGTGCAATATGGAGCGCGCGACGCTGAGCCGGATGGCCAAGAAATACCGCAGCGGCGAATTCTCCGCCCTCGGCGCCATCCAGGGCGCCATGGGCAGCATTCACTGA
- a CDS encoding DUF4255 domain-containing protein, with protein MSLGDSLRAIGAVTRLLRERLAAAGFNVTVGKPEDAASSDANAKVNLFLYETVFDPYLRNVPLHEGEPPPLWLALRYLLTAFDADGRSDTAAAHELLGSGMAALHQMSFLTIPPAVDPALRYNPEPLKLSFDESSPDLLTKLMQGNEERFRLSVAFQVRPVMIVPGSLPRNALLVGVDYSTVPETIIGQDGVQIDVLPSLGARLDRIEPARFEPGTTIRVFGTDLGGDLEVMLGDVMLILVERRNDHLVVTAEGSPGTPIASGTTLSAGEVPLVVRRRLSLTHTRASNLLAARLLPQVASAALVAGDLRLQGLLLGAATDDVMVLIVRDTDGVSIHLFDTLTVSADQQTLTVPGAQAALPAGTYRVILRVNNQQAKAAPLMVVP; from the coding sequence ATGTCGCTCGGCGACTCCCTCAGGGCGATCGGCGCCGTGACACGCCTGTTGCGCGAGCGCTTGGCCGCAGCCGGCTTCAACGTCACGGTCGGCAAGCCGGAAGACGCCGCATCCAGCGACGCCAACGCCAAGGTGAACCTCTTCCTGTACGAGACGGTCTTCGATCCCTACCTGCGCAACGTGCCACTGCACGAAGGCGAACCGCCGCCCCTGTGGCTGGCGCTCAGGTACCTGCTGACCGCCTTCGATGCCGATGGCCGCAGCGACACGGCCGCGGCGCACGAACTGCTGGGCAGCGGCATGGCGGCCTTGCACCAGATGAGTTTCCTGACCATCCCGCCAGCCGTCGATCCCGCCCTGCGCTACAACCCGGAGCCGCTGAAGCTGAGCTTCGACGAATCCAGTCCCGACCTGCTGACCAAGCTCATGCAAGGCAATGAGGAACGCTTCCGCCTGTCGGTCGCGTTCCAGGTGCGCCCCGTCATGATCGTGCCGGGCAGCCTGCCGCGCAACGCGCTGCTGGTCGGCGTCGATTACAGCACGGTGCCGGAAACCATCATCGGCCAGGACGGCGTGCAGATCGACGTGCTGCCGTCGCTGGGCGCGCGGCTCGACCGCATCGAGCCGGCGCGCTTCGAGCCGGGGACCACGATCCGTGTGTTCGGCACCGACCTGGGCGGCGACCTCGAAGTCATGCTGGGTGACGTGATGCTCATACTGGTGGAACGGCGCAATGATCACCTGGTGGTCACTGCGGAAGGCAGTCCCGGCACGCCAATCGCGTCCGGCACCACGCTGTCGGCCGGCGAAGTGCCGCTGGTGGTGCGCCGCCGCCTTTCCCTTACGCACACCCGTGCCAGCAACCTGCTGGCCGCCAGGCTGCTGCCCCAGGTCGCGAGCGCGGCGCTGGTGGCGGGCGACCTGCGCCTGCAGGGCCTGCTGCTGGGCGCCGCCACGGACGACGTGATGGTGCTCATCGTGCGCGACACCGACGGCGTGTCGATCCACCTGTTCGATACCTTGACCGTCAGCGCGGACCAGCAGACGCTGACCGTGCCCGGTGCCCAGGCGGCGCTGCCGGCCGGCACCTATCGCGTGATCCTGCGGGTGAACAACCAGCAGGCCAAGGCCGCTCCCCTGATGGTGGTGCCATGA